The bacterium genome window below encodes:
- a CDS encoding TIGR03620 family F420-dependent LLM class oxidoreductase: protein MELGPRGIWVSLEALDSKGRAEAAKKIERLGYTALWHPMAMQRDLMVVASQLLAETQDLVVATGIIPIFERAPAVMAAGHFALNEQSGGRFLLGLGVSHAPIVEGMHGLTYGPPLTSMRNYLDAMDRGPDMSVLLGPEAAPSDAPPVQTGPPRVLAALGPKMLALSRDRAQGAHPYFMPPAHTAEAREILGSEPLLVPEVKVVLESDPTKARNAARAAGATNIALENYRKTWRKYGLEDADFEDGGSDRLIDETVAWGTETQIEDFLQRHLDAGATQICIHFVDPEGRYGEVPWRAIEALAPSR from the coding sequence ATGGAGCTCGGCCCGCGCGGCATCTGGGTCTCGCTCGAAGCCCTCGACTCGAAGGGACGAGCCGAGGCTGCGAAGAAGATCGAACGCCTCGGCTACACCGCACTCTGGCACCCGATGGCGATGCAACGCGATCTGATGGTCGTCGCTTCGCAGCTCCTCGCCGAGACGCAGGACCTGGTCGTCGCGACCGGGATCATCCCCATCTTCGAGCGGGCTCCTGCGGTGATGGCGGCGGGCCACTTCGCGTTGAACGAGCAGTCCGGCGGGCGCTTCCTGCTGGGGCTCGGCGTGTCCCACGCGCCGATCGTCGAAGGGATGCACGGCCTGACCTACGGCCCGCCGCTCACGTCGATGCGGAACTATCTCGACGCGATGGACCGGGGGCCGGACATGAGCGTCCTGCTCGGGCCGGAGGCGGCGCCCTCCGACGCGCCGCCGGTCCAGACCGGGCCCCCGCGCGTCCTCGCTGCCCTCGGTCCGAAGATGCTCGCGCTCTCCCGGGATCGCGCTCAGGGCGCGCATCCCTACTTCATGCCTCCGGCCCATACCGCGGAGGCGCGCGAGATCCTCGGGTCCGAGCCGCTGCTCGTCCCCGAGGTGAAGGTCGTCCTCGAGTCCGATCCGACGAAGGCGCGGAACGCCGCGCGCGCGGCGGGCGCGACCAACATCGCCCTCGAGAACTACCGCAAGACCTGGCGGAAATACGGGCTCGAAGACGCCGACTTCGAAGACGGCGGCTCCGATCGTCTGATCGACGAGACCGTTGCCTGGGGAACCGAGACGCAGATCGAGGATTTCCTGCAGCGTCACCTGGACGCGGGGGCGACCCAGATCTGCATCCACTTCGTGGATCCAGAGGGCCGGTACGGTGAGGTTCCCTGGCGCGCGATCGAAGCGCTCGCTCCGAGTCGGTGA
- a CDS encoding dihydrodipicolinate reductase, whose protein sequence is MTYKVIQWATGGVGRAAIEGILDHPELELVGCWVHSESKEGRDVGELIGRDPVGVAATRDADALLGLGADCVCYSPIVANPREVCRILEAGIDIVTPLGWVYPKHVDTADIEAACAAGDSTLHGTGIHPGGITERFPLMVSGLSRAITHVRAEEFSDIRTYAAAEVVGEMMLFGKTPEEARTSPMGKLLAGGFFQSIDMVADAIGVTLDAEKRTTHSIAIATQPIEAPIGVIEKGRVAAQRFCWQGLVDGEPVITAAVNWHMGDEGFDPVPGADPDAPWTWGEQGPRFEVGISGDPDTLLTFKGWHPHSVAEGLVRNEGIVVTAMHCVSAIPYVCEASAGIKTYLDLPLIAGRIAPELARGG, encoded by the coding sequence GTGACGTACAAGGTGATCCAGTGGGCGACCGGCGGTGTGGGTCGCGCGGCCATCGAGGGCATCCTCGACCATCCCGAGCTCGAGCTCGTGGGGTGCTGGGTTCACAGCGAGTCGAAGGAAGGGCGCGACGTCGGCGAACTCATCGGCCGCGATCCTGTCGGCGTGGCGGCGACCCGCGACGCCGACGCGCTGCTCGGGCTCGGCGCGGATTGCGTCTGCTACAGCCCGATCGTCGCGAATCCCCGGGAAGTGTGCCGGATCCTCGAGGCCGGGATCGACATCGTGACGCCGCTCGGCTGGGTGTATCCGAAGCACGTCGACACCGCGGACATCGAGGCGGCCTGTGCAGCCGGGGACAGCACGCTCCACGGAACCGGCATCCACCCGGGCGGGATCACCGAGCGGTTCCCGCTCATGGTGTCGGGGCTCTCGCGCGCGATCACCCACGTGCGGGCCGAGGAGTTCTCCGACATCCGGACCTACGCCGCCGCGGAGGTCGTCGGCGAGATGATGCTCTTCGGGAAGACGCCGGAAGAGGCGAGGACCAGCCCGATGGGGAAGCTCCTCGCGGGCGGCTTCTTCCAGTCGATCGACATGGTCGCCGACGCCATCGGCGTGACCCTCGACGCGGAGAAGCGGACGACGCATTCGATCGCGATCGCGACCCAGCCGATCGAGGCGCCGATCGGCGTGATCGAGAAAGGCCGCGTCGCCGCCCAGCGCTTCTGCTGGCAGGGCCTCGTCGACGGCGAGCCCGTGATCACGGCGGCGGTCAACTGGCACATGGGCGACGAGGGCTTCGACCCCGTGCCCGGCGCCGATCCCGACGCGCCCTGGACCTGGGGCGAGCAGGGGCCGCGCTTCGAGGTCGGGATCAGCGGCGATCCGGATACGTTGCTCACGTTCAAGGGCTGGCATCCGCACTCCGTCGCCGAAGGACTCGTCCGCAACGAAGGGATCGTCGTGACGGCGATGCACTGCGTGAGCGCGATCCCCTACGTGTGCGAAGCCAGCGCCGGGATCAAGACCTATCTCGATCTCCCGCTGATCGCCGGGCGGATCGCCCCGGAGCTCGCCCGCGGCGGCTGA
- a CDS encoding MFS transporter, translating to MSSPTPDVPSAAYRRYLFAVIVGVMMLNTVDRHVVAILVDPIKADLGLSDSQMGWILGPSFTLVYTLAVLPLARWADRGVRRNIIALGLTVWSLFTMATGWVQGYVQLFAMRMGVGIGEASASPAIQSLIADTVPPEHRGQGLSFISVGAVLGLAVGMAGGGWASELWGWRTAFVIAGAPGVLMAIVFRLTIREPARGQSEGRTARSEARSSLLDDGRYLWSLPAMRWLIVAHAFALLYTSGKGAWEPSFIIRTFDMGTGAAGTWYFLTTPIPSMFGLWLGGWLCDRWSARDERAYLWVPILSFLSSLPFMVLFLLWPEDHRIDLGGGLPLFPVAFVWSVASSILGAMHSAPFLSLVQGLAKVRMRASAAALFSLTGTGVGSAIGPLVVGYLSQSFAVAYGDDSLRWGLVWLSFGFVLAAGTCVFAARTVREDLSRARAERAVEAAAPDGD from the coding sequence ATGAGCAGCCCGACCCCGGACGTCCCTTCCGCCGCCTATCGCCGCTACCTCTTCGCGGTCATCGTCGGTGTGATGATGCTGAACACGGTGGATCGCCACGTCGTCGCGATCCTCGTCGACCCGATCAAGGCCGATCTCGGGCTCTCCGACAGCCAGATGGGTTGGATCCTCGGTCCGAGCTTCACCCTCGTCTACACGCTGGCGGTCCTCCCCCTCGCGCGGTGGGCGGATCGCGGCGTGCGGCGCAACATCATCGCTCTCGGCCTCACGGTCTGGAGCCTCTTCACGATGGCCACCGGCTGGGTCCAGGGCTACGTGCAGCTCTTCGCGATGCGGATGGGCGTGGGGATCGGCGAGGCCAGCGCCAGCCCGGCGATCCAATCCCTCATCGCCGACACGGTTCCGCCGGAGCATCGGGGCCAGGGACTCTCGTTCATCTCCGTCGGCGCGGTGCTCGGGCTCGCCGTCGGGATGGCCGGCGGCGGATGGGCGAGCGAGCTCTGGGGATGGCGGACCGCCTTCGTGATCGCGGGCGCACCGGGCGTCCTGATGGCGATCGTCTTCCGGCTGACGATCCGGGAGCCCGCGCGCGGCCAGAGCGAGGGCCGTACGGCCCGGAGCGAAGCGCGCAGCTCGCTGCTCGACGACGGGCGCTATCTCTGGTCGCTCCCGGCGATGCGCTGGCTGATCGTCGCCCACGCCTTCGCGCTCCTCTACACGTCCGGGAAGGGCGCGTGGGAGCCGTCCTTCATCATCCGGACCTTCGACATGGGGACGGGCGCGGCAGGGACCTGGTACTTCCTCACGACGCCGATCCCGTCCATGTTCGGGCTCTGGCTCGGCGGCTGGCTCTGCGATCGTTGGTCCGCCCGAGATGAACGCGCCTACCTCTGGGTGCCGATCCTCTCCTTCCTGAGCTCGCTTCCCTTCATGGTGCTCTTCCTGCTCTGGCCAGAGGACCATCGGATCGATCTCGGCGGCGGACTGCCGCTCTTCCCGGTCGCGTTCGTCTGGAGCGTGGCGAGCTCGATCCTCGGCGCGATGCACAGCGCGCCCTTCCTCTCCCTCGTGCAGGGACTCGCGAAGGTGCGCATGCGGGCCTCCGCCGCCGCGCTCTTCTCGCTCACGGGGACCGGCGTGGGCAGCGCGATCGGTCCACTCGTCGTCGGCTATCTGAGCCAGTCCTTCGCGGTGGCCTACGGCGACGACTCGCTGCGCTGGGGGCTCGTCTGGCTCTCGTTCGGATTCGTGCTGGCCGCGGGGACCTGCGTCTTCGCGGCCCGGACGGTTCGCGAGGATCTTTCCCGCGCCCGGGCCGAGCGCGCCGTCGAGGCGGCCGCGCCCGACGGCGATTGA
- a CDS encoding LLM class F420-dependent oxidoreductase: MQIGAVFPQTEIGDDPEHVAAFATTAESLGYRHLLAYDHVLGANTASRPDWFGPYTSKSLFHEPFVLFGFLAGITRTIGFATGVLILPQRQTALVAKQAASLDVLCGGRLRLGVGIGWNEVEYDALGENFKNRGRRSEEQIEVMRKLWAASEVEFEGEFHSIPDAGILPLPPRRNIPIWIGGMAPIIAERVGRIADGWLPMAQKTLPDEIARMRASAKAAGRDPDQIGIECIIPPSATPDAARDRIKELADLGVSHVSYSLMNLGLGGPTAHIDALKGVWDAVGDLAD, translated from the coding sequence ATGCAGATCGGCGCCGTCTTCCCCCAGACCGAGATCGGCGACGATCCGGAGCACGTCGCGGCCTTCGCCACGACCGCCGAGTCCCTCGGCTACCGCCACCTGCTCGCCTACGACCACGTGCTCGGCGCGAACACGGCGAGCCGACCCGACTGGTTCGGTCCCTACACGTCGAAGAGTCTCTTCCACGAGCCCTTCGTCCTCTTCGGCTTCCTGGCCGGGATCACCCGCACGATCGGCTTCGCCACCGGCGTCCTGATCCTGCCCCAGCGCCAGACGGCCCTGGTCGCGAAGCAGGCCGCGTCCCTCGACGTGCTGTGTGGCGGGCGGCTGCGGCTCGGTGTCGGGATCGGCTGGAACGAGGTCGAGTACGACGCCCTCGGTGAGAACTTCAAGAATCGCGGCCGCCGGAGCGAGGAGCAGATCGAGGTCATGCGGAAGCTCTGGGCGGCTTCGGAGGTCGAGTTCGAGGGCGAGTTCCACTCGATCCCCGACGCGGGCATCCTGCCGCTCCCCCCGCGCCGCAACATCCCGATCTGGATCGGCGGGATGGCCCCGATCATCGCCGAGCGCGTCGGGCGGATCGCGGACGGTTGGCTCCCGATGGCGCAGAAGACGCTCCCCGACGAGATCGCCCGCATGCGCGCCTCTGCGAAGGCCGCCGGTCGTGACCCCGACCAGATCGGCATCGAGTGCATCATCCCGCCGTCGGCGACGCCCGATGCCGCCCGCGACCGGATCAAGGAGCTCGCGGACCTGGGCGTGAGCCACGTCTCCTACTCGCTGATGAACCTCGGGCTGGGCGGACCCACCGCGCACATCGATGCCCTGAAGGGCGTCTGGGACGCCGTGGGCGACCTGGCGGACTGA
- a CDS encoding class I SAM-dependent methyltransferase: protein MIEGRPSDTALQVAAAREAHRRFDAGPPILDDVHAASLLDEAGLALVETYGDEAPWILLENRLFLPLRARLVEDRLAEAYARGVRQYVILGAGLDSYAWRQPEDQGELRIYEVDHPATQQWKADRLTGLGWPTPANTRMVACDFEATSASEALSATDFDPAQPTVVSWMGVIYYLERETAADAMADLAKILAPGSELVFDVMLPWEAMPERYQAIREQMVAWLKGAGEPQKNRYRPPELVDASSAAGFDETAVIDVPSLYARYASGEPASPLSERFFLAIATR from the coding sequence GTGATCGAAGGACGTCCGAGCGACACCGCCCTGCAGGTCGCCGCGGCCCGCGAGGCCCACCGACGCTTCGATGCCGGACCGCCGATCCTCGACGACGTCCACGCGGCGTCGCTGCTCGACGAGGCGGGGCTCGCCCTCGTCGAGACCTACGGCGACGAGGCGCCCTGGATCCTGCTCGAGAACCGCCTCTTCCTTCCGCTTCGCGCACGCCTGGTCGAGGACCGGCTGGCCGAGGCCTACGCACGGGGCGTCCGTCAGTACGTGATCCTGGGTGCAGGCCTCGACTCCTACGCCTGGCGGCAGCCGGAGGACCAGGGCGAGCTCCGGATCTACGAGGTCGATCATCCGGCCACCCAGCAGTGGAAGGCCGATCGTCTGACCGGTCTCGGCTGGCCGACCCCCGCGAACACGCGGATGGTCGCCTGCGACTTCGAAGCCACGAGCGCGTCCGAAGCGCTGTCCGCGACGGACTTCGACCCGGCGCAACCGACCGTCGTCTCGTGGATGGGCGTCATCTACTACCTGGAGCGGGAGACCGCGGCCGACGCGATGGCCGATCTGGCGAAGATCCTGGCGCCCGGGAGCGAGCTCGTCTTCGACGTGATGCTCCCCTGGGAGGCGATGCCCGAGCGGTACCAGGCGATCCGCGAGCAGATGGTGGCCTGGCTGAAGGGGGCCGGAGAGCCCCAGAAGAACCGCTATCGGCCGCCGGAGCTGGTCGACGCGTCGAGCGCCGCCGGCTTCGACGAGACTGCCGTGATCGACGTCCCGTCGCTCTACGCCCGTTACGCGAGCGGAGAACCCGCGTCGCCGCTCTCGGAACGCTTCTTCCTGGCGATCGCCACACGTTAG
- a CDS encoding efflux RND transporter permease subunit, translated as MSEANSEGVPQGRLRQGIEDGLGRWAHLVERFRWPIVAAVLVLTAGLASLIPQMEVKMASEDFLFEDDPVRAVYDAFRHDFGQDQVTIVAISPPEIFDLGFLEKLEAFHRDLEDELPYLEEVTSLVNVRSTYGRGDELVVEDLLDEMPTNAEELAAFEERVLNTPFYVKTGILSSDRKMTGVRVEVAVYGDGSPGEAAGEDDLDLGGFEETAGDTASTKRAFLSGTENAAVIEALHSVAARHASPDFPILTAGGTMLTYELTKQLGVDVPRFFGGGLVMIAVVLFALFRRIAPIFLCVGVVVPATMATFGLASYFHLPFSAPAQLIPSFLLAIGVSYSVHLLTIFLTDLGEGRERVASLEHALRHTGLPILMTGLTTSAGLLSFLVAPMKPIAEMGMISVIGVIVMLFYSLVFLPAMMVLLPMKGRARREGTAADRVLASLAAVSARHPWPIVGATLLLLVAAVAGSTRLYASSDPTSWFPADHPYRVASELVNDRFGGTSAIEVVVDTGREDGLKEPAVLARLEEVDALVAEYRSSGARLSYSNSLVDIAKETHQALNANDAAYYVVPGDRRLLAQELLLFENSGSEDLEKVVDPQFSRARYTIRSGWTDGIFMRPFLADFEPQLASVLGDVGSYSLTGMSSLIARTVDAIYESILRSYVLALCLITPLMILLIGSLRSGLVSMVPNLVPIAMTLGLMGAIGIPLDMFTLLAGCIAIGLAVDDSIHFIAGFRRYLAQGLDPVRAVEETMQSTGRALLFTSIVLTSGFGVLTMSEMLNLWNVGVLTSFAIGAAFLLDVTVTPALLVLTHRREADAHQQAARAD; from the coding sequence TTGAGCGAAGCGAATTCGGAGGGGGTGCCGCAGGGACGACTGCGGCAGGGAATCGAAGACGGTCTCGGGCGATGGGCCCACCTCGTCGAGCGATTCCGCTGGCCGATCGTCGCCGCCGTCCTCGTGCTCACGGCGGGGCTCGCGTCGCTCATCCCGCAGATGGAGGTCAAGATGGCCTCCGAGGATTTCCTCTTCGAGGACGACCCGGTCCGCGCGGTCTACGACGCGTTCCGACACGACTTCGGTCAGGATCAGGTCACCATCGTCGCGATCTCGCCGCCTGAGATCTTCGACCTCGGCTTCCTCGAGAAGCTCGAAGCCTTCCACCGGGACCTCGAGGACGAGCTTCCCTATCTCGAGGAAGTGACGAGCCTCGTGAACGTCCGCTCGACCTACGGCCGCGGCGACGAGCTCGTCGTCGAGGATCTGCTCGACGAGATGCCGACCAACGCCGAGGAGCTCGCGGCGTTCGAGGAGCGCGTGCTGAACACGCCCTTCTACGTGAAGACGGGGATCCTCTCGAGCGATCGGAAGATGACGGGGGTCCGGGTCGAGGTCGCGGTCTATGGCGACGGCTCTCCGGGTGAGGCCGCCGGCGAGGACGATCTCGATCTGGGGGGCTTCGAGGAGACGGCAGGCGACACGGCTTCGACGAAGCGGGCCTTCCTCTCGGGCACGGAGAACGCCGCCGTGATCGAGGCGCTCCACTCGGTCGCGGCCCGGCATGCGAGTCCGGATTTCCCGATCCTGACCGCGGGCGGGACCATGCTCACCTACGAGCTGACCAAGCAGCTCGGCGTCGACGTGCCCCGCTTCTTCGGCGGTGGCCTGGTGATGATCGCAGTCGTCCTCTTCGCGCTCTTCCGCCGAATCGCGCCGATCTTCCTCTGCGTGGGCGTGGTCGTCCCCGCGACGATGGCCACCTTCGGCCTCGCCAGCTATTTCCATCTCCCCTTCAGCGCGCCGGCGCAGCTGATTCCCTCGTTCCTGCTCGCGATCGGGGTCTCGTACTCGGTTCACCTCCTGACGATCTTCCTGACCGACCTCGGAGAGGGAAGGGAGCGCGTCGCGAGTCTCGAGCATGCCCTCCGGCACACGGGCCTGCCCATCCTGATGACGGGACTGACGACCTCGGCGGGGCTGCTCTCGTTCCTGGTCGCGCCGATGAAGCCGATCGCGGAGATGGGGATGATCTCGGTGATCGGTGTGATAGTGATGCTCTTCTACTCGCTGGTCTTCCTTCCGGCGATGATGGTCCTGCTCCCGATGAAGGGCCGGGCGAGGCGGGAAGGAACCGCCGCGGATCGGGTCCTGGCGAGTCTAGCGGCGGTCTCCGCGCGTCATCCCTGGCCGATCGTCGGCGCGACCTTGCTCCTGCTGGTCGCTGCGGTCGCGGGATCGACCCGGCTCTACGCGAGCTCCGATCCCACGAGCTGGTTCCCCGCCGACCATCCCTATCGCGTGGCCTCCGAGCTCGTGAACGATCGCTTCGGGGGCACCTCCGCGATCGAGGTCGTGGTCGATACGGGCCGTGAGGACGGGCTCAAGGAGCCCGCGGTCCTCGCGCGCCTCGAGGAGGTCGACGCGCTCGTCGCGGAATATCGATCGTCCGGGGCCCGGCTCTCGTACTCGAACTCGCTCGTCGACATCGCCAAGGAGACGCACCAGGCGCTGAACGCGAACGACGCCGCCTACTACGTCGTCCCCGGCGATCGGCGTCTGCTCGCCCAGGAGCTCTTGCTCTTCGAGAACTCCGGGAGCGAGGACCTCGAGAAGGTCGTCGATCCCCAGTTCAGCCGCGCGCGCTACACGATCCGGTCGGGCTGGACCGACGGGATCTTCATGCGGCCCTTCCTGGCCGACTTCGAACCGCAGCTCGCGTCGGTCCTCGGCGACGTCGGCTCGTACTCGCTGACGGGCATGTCCTCGCTGATCGCGCGGACCGTCGATGCGATCTACGAGAGCATCCTGCGGAGCTACGTCCTCGCGCTCTGCCTGATCACGCCGCTCATGATCCTCCTGATCGGGAGCCTGCGGTCCGGGCTCGTCTCGATGGTTCCGAACCTGGTGCCGATCGCGATGACCCTGGGCCTCATGGGGGCGATCGGGATTCCCCTCGACATGTTCACGCTGCTCGCCGGGTGCATCGCGATCGGCCTGGCCGTCGACGACAGCATCCACTTCATCGCGGGCTTCCGGCGCTACCTCGCCCAGGGCCTCGACCCGGTTCGGGCCGTCGAAGAGACGATGCAGTCGACGGGACGCGCGCTGCTCTTCACCTCGATCGTGCTGACCTCGGGCTTCGGTGTCCTGACGATGTCCGAGATGCTGAATCTCTGGAACGTCGGGGTCCTCACGTCCTTCGCGATCGGCGCGGCGTTCCTGCTCGACGTGACCGTCACCCCGGCGCTCCTCGTCCTGACCCATCGCCGGGAGGCCGACGCCCACCAGCAGGCCGCGCGCGCCGACTAA
- a CDS encoding MMPL family transporter — translation MRAHIESLLEALGHLAYRRAWPILLATLLLIAAGATQIAKIEVKTSIDDFLNPNDATKIAYDEFLEQFGRDDIIMIVIEAERLFSLPALERVRDLHQAIEDEVPWVREVQSLVNLRETRGEDDTLVVGDFLEDWPTSEAEVEDLKARALANPLYVDFFLTRDGDLTLLTVELEAFAEEFDDASAFSGFDDDSGEAPAGDDVRLTSEQERAAVAALEEIVERFDTDGFRLHAGGAPVLNTAMMRGLVTDVVTFTILSTGLIALFLVLVLRRALGVLIPLSVSLLAVTSTLGVMGTFGIPFLPISEIVPSFLLAIGVGASVHLIAIFLQRVEAGASREDAIAGALAHSGLPIIMTGLTTAGGLASFSVAALRPVAMFGVVAPLGILLCLVLTLLLTPALLAIAPMRQRAPRPKGDASLSIRLLTAAGEFALARSTWVLITCAALTVVALIGILQLKVSFDSLEWFPDEMPAKIAANLLDERFGGSMALEMVIDAGEANGLHDPELLGAIDRAHHTLDGLETGEITAGPSLSLVDVIKEIHQALNEGRPEARVVPEDRTLVSQELILFENSGSDDLQDVVDTEFRMGRFTIRTPMVDALFYEDFAEEVERIMGETLPEDVEASLTGMMMVSRRTFGASMETIVRSYGIALLVITPLMMLLLGSFRLGLVAMLPNLFPIFLTLGLMGWTGQPLEMFSLLIGSVALGLAVDDTIHFMHGFRRTYAATGSVEIAVRETLQTTGQALLFTSVVLSCGFLVYLFSEMNNLWRFGLFTAFSVTMAFFADVLFAPALMKIMARWSSVARDKSE, via the coding sequence GTGAGAGCCCACATCGAAAGCCTGCTCGAAGCCCTGGGTCACCTCGCCTATCGACGGGCGTGGCCGATCCTCCTTGCGACCCTCCTGCTGATCGCCGCCGGCGCGACCCAGATCGCGAAGATCGAAGTCAAGACGTCGATCGACGACTTCCTGAATCCGAACGACGCCACGAAGATCGCCTACGACGAGTTCCTCGAACAGTTCGGCCGCGACGACATCATCATGATCGTCATCGAGGCGGAGCGCCTCTTCTCGCTCCCGGCCCTCGAGCGGGTCCGCGATCTCCACCAGGCGATCGAAGACGAGGTGCCCTGGGTCCGCGAGGTCCAGAGCCTGGTCAACCTGCGGGAGACCCGCGGCGAGGACGACACCCTCGTCGTCGGCGACTTCCTCGAAGACTGGCCGACCAGCGAGGCGGAGGTCGAAGACCTGAAGGCGCGGGCCCTCGCAAACCCGCTCTACGTCGACTTCTTCCTGACGCGCGACGGCGACCTCACGCTCCTGACCGTCGAGCTCGAGGCCTTCGCGGAGGAGTTCGACGACGCGAGCGCCTTCTCGGGCTTCGACGACGATTCGGGCGAGGCGCCGGCCGGCGACGACGTGCGCCTGACGAGCGAGCAGGAGCGCGCCGCGGTCGCTGCCCTCGAGGAGATCGTCGAGCGATTCGACACCGACGGGTTCCGTCTCCACGCCGGTGGCGCCCCGGTCCTCAACACGGCCATGATGCGCGGCCTCGTCACGGACGTCGTCACGTTCACGATCCTCTCGACCGGCCTGATCGCGCTCTTCCTGGTGCTCGTCCTGCGGCGGGCGCTCGGCGTGCTGATCCCGCTCTCCGTCTCGCTGCTCGCGGTGACGAGCACCCTCGGCGTGATGGGCACGTTCGGCATCCCCTTCCTCCCGATCTCGGAGATCGTGCCTTCCTTCCTGCTGGCGATCGGCGTCGGCGCGAGCGTCCACCTGATCGCGATCTTCCTCCAACGCGTCGAGGCCGGCGCCTCCCGGGAGGACGCGATCGCCGGCGCCCTCGCCCACTCCGGCCTCCCGATCATCATGACCGGACTCACCACCGCCGGCGGGCTGGCCTCCTTCAGCGTCGCCGCGCTCCGCCCGGTCGCGATGTTCGGCGTCGTCGCGCCGCTCGGCATCCTGCTCTGTCTGGTGCTCACGCTGCTGCTCACGCCGGCGCTCCTCGCGATCGCGCCCATGCGGCAGAGAGCGCCCCGACCGAAGGGCGACGCCTCGCTCTCGATCCGACTCCTCACCGCCGCGGGCGAGTTTGCGCTGGCCCGTTCGACCTGGGTCCTGATCACCTGCGCCGCGCTGACCGTGGTCGCCCTGATCGGCATCCTCCAGCTGAAGGTCTCCTTCGACAGCCTCGAGTGGTTCCCGGACGAGATGCCGGCAAAGATCGCGGCGAACCTCCTCGACGAGCGGTTCGGGGGCTCGATGGCCCTCGAGATGGTGATCGACGCGGGGGAGGCGAACGGGCTCCACGATCCCGAGCTCCTCGGCGCGATCGACCGCGCCCATCACACCCTCGACGGCCTGGAGACCGGCGAGATCACCGCGGGGCCGAGCCTCTCCCTCGTCGACGTGATCAAGGAAATCCACCAGGCCCTCAACGAGGGCCGCCCCGAGGCGCGCGTCGTGCCCGAGGACCGGACGCTGGTCTCGCAGGAGCTGATCCTCTTCGAGAACAGCGGGAGCGACGACCTCCAGGACGTCGTCGACACCGAGTTCCGGATGGGACGATTCACGATCCGGACGCCGATGGTCGACGCCCTCTTCTACGAGGACTTCGCCGAAGAAGTCGAGCGGATCATGGGCGAGACGCTGCCCGAGGACGTCGAGGCGAGCCTGACCGGCATGATGATGGTCTCGCGCCGGACCTTCGGTGCATCGATGGAGACGATCGTGCGGTCCTACGGGATCGCGCTCCTCGTGATCACGCCACTCATGATGCTCCTGCTGGGCAGCTTCCGCCTCGGACTGGTGGCGATGCTCCCGAACCTCTTCCCGATCTTCCTCACGCTGGGTCTCATGGGGTGGACCGGTCAGCCGCTCGAGATGTTCTCGCTCCTGATCGGCAGCGTCGCGCTCGGGCTCGCCGTCGACGACACCATCCACTTCATGCACGGCTTCCGGCGGACCTACGCCGCGACGGGGAGCGTCGAGATCGCGGTCCGCGAGACCCTCCAGACGACGGGACAGGCCCTCCTCTTCACGAGCGTCGTGCTCTCCTGCGGCTTCCTCGTCTACCTCTTCTCGGAGATGAACAATCTCTGGCGCTTCGGGCTCTTCACGGCCTTCTCGGTCACGATGGCCTTCTTCGCCGACGTCCTCTTCGCGCCGGCACTGATGAAGATCATGGCGCGTTGGAGCAGCGTGGCCCGCGACAAGTCGGAGTAG